Proteins from one Bombus affinis isolate iyBomAffi1 chromosome 1, iyBomAffi1.2, whole genome shotgun sequence genomic window:
- the LOC126920674 gene encoding chorion transcription factor Cf2 isoform X1 has translation MVELTYFAASQEKRLKVDEVGGSTVVAEGVVGGIKGPGGGCRASSMTMAESAVEDAAAAPPGPAKPPPPSCTNNNTLAATANRNHRNLRRRKRLDQVLDILQHRSSPSEGEVLKFEGSVPASEEEEDVFGSPRSTSRSATDPPSGISLLPLRLKSEEPVTSTEEESNANETNTTDQQQQNHHPHHPHYHSHHHRHRHRHHHRNSNANHLYDQLHPPHQRSSVPKYAGCTCVQCSQSTTPPMVLPSPTSPLTPLTPLTPLTPLTLPPLTPGSLSSYSFEHYMHTKYLPDIFRGRSHSDSDLVPGWDQKPPLSTSSVFFNHPLRSGFLESDTTSPQESPLDLSMKSLMASAAAAVSGRPPALQLLPPGIVSRGSVSVPVVKGDVASPTTKESVAVRYNLEVSPVVEEMPPGADVAYVCPVCGQMFSLHDRLAKHMASRHRRQGPQDASAKAYLCDVCKRSFARSDMLTRHMRLHTGVKPYTCKVCGQVFSRSDHLSTHQRTHTGEKPYKCPQCAYAACRRDMITRHLRTHARFPDVQTPKSEPGLLAGEDSPTFAQELASPSATIKAE, from the coding sequence GACGAGGTGGGAGGCAGTACGGTGGTAGCCGAGGGTGTAGTAGGCGGCATAAAGGGCCCAGGCGGCGGGTGCCGCGCATCCTCGATGACGATGGCCGAGAGCGCCGTGGAGGACGCTGCAGCCGCGCCCCCGGGTCCGGCCAAGCCGCCACCGCCCTCCTGTACCAACAATAACACCCTAGCGGCGACTGCGAACCGGAACCATCGGAACCTCCGCAGAAGGAAACGACTCGACCAGGTCTTGGACATTCTGCAACACCGGAGTTCGCCGTCGGAGGGTGAAGTATTGAAGTTCGAGGGAAGCGTACCAGCATCCGAAGAGGAAGAGGACGTGTTTGGTTCGCCCAGGTCGACCTCGAGATCAGCCACGGATCCACCGTCCGGTATCAGTTTGCTACCCCTGAGGCTGAAGAGCGAGGAGCCCGTGACGTCTACCGAGGAAGAGTCGAACGCGAACGAGACCAACACCACCGACCAACAACAGCAGAATCATCATCCTCATCATCCGCACTATCACTCGCATCATCATCGTCACCGGCACAGGCATCACCACAGAAACAGCAACGCCAATCACCTGTACGATCAGCTTCACCCGCCTCATCAGAGATCCTCGGTGCCCAAGTATGCGGGATGCACCTGCGTTCAGTGTTCCCAATCGACCACCCCTCCGATGGTGCTACCCTCGCCGACATCCCCGTTGACTCCTCTCACACCGCTCACTCCGTTAACTCCGCTCACTCTACCGCCGTTGACGCCAGGATCCCTATCGTCGTACAGTTTCGAGCACTACATGCACACCAAGTACCTGCCGGATATCTTCAGAGGACGCAGTCACTCGGACTCGGACCTGGTGCCAGGATGGGACCAGAAGCCGCCGCTCTCGACCTCGTCCGTCTTCTTCAACCATCCGTTAAGGAGTGGTTTCTTGGAGAGCGATACGACCAGTCCTCAAGAGTCGCCGTTGGATCTTTCGATGAAGAGTCTAATGGCGTCAGCCGCGGCGGCAGTTTCCGGTAGACCGCCGGCTCTTCAGTTACTCCCACCGGGGATCGTATCGAGGGGCTCGGTGAGCGTTCCAGTAGTAAAAGGCGACGTGGCGTCGCCGACGACGAAGGAGAGCGTCGCCGTGAGGTACAACCTCGAGGTATCTCCCGTGGTGGAGGAGATGCCGCCCGGGGCGGACGTGGCGTACGTTTGTCCGGTCTGCGGGCAAATGTTCAGTTTGCACGATCGTCTCGCCAAACACATGGCCTCGAGGCATCGCAGACAAGGTCCTCAGGACGCGTCCGCGAAGGCGTACCTCTGCGACGTATGCAAGAGGAGTTTCGCCAGGTCGGACATGCTCACCAGACACATGAGACTGCACACGGGCGTCAAACCGTACACGTGCAAGGTTTGCGGCCAGGTATTCAGCAGGTCGGATCACCTGAGTACTCATCAGAGGACGCACACAGGCGAGAAACCATACAAGTGTCCGCAATGCGCGTACGCCGCCTGTCGCAGAGACATGATCACCAGGCACTTGAGGACTCACGCCAGATTTCCCGACGTTCAGACGCCTAAGAGCGAACCTGGCCTTCTTGCTGGCGAGGATAGCCCCACGTTTGCGCAAGAACTAGCCTCCCCTTCGGCAACGATCAAGGCCGAATGA
- the LOC126920674 gene encoding E3 SUMO-protein ligase EGR2 isoform X2 produces the protein MTMAESAVEDAAAAPPGPAKPPPPSCTNNNTLAATANRNHRNLRRRKRLDQVLDILQHRSSPSEGEVLKFEGSVPASEEEEDVFGSPRSTSRSATDPPSGISLLPLRLKSEEPVTSTEEESNANETNTTDQQQQNHHPHHPHYHSHHHRHRHRHHHRNSNANHLYDQLHPPHQRSSVPKYAGCTCVQCSQSTTPPMVLPSPTSPLTPLTPLTPLTPLTLPPLTPGSLSSYSFEHYMHTKYLPDIFRGRSHSDSDLVPGWDQKPPLSTSSVFFNHPLRSGFLESDTTSPQESPLDLSMKSLMASAAAAVSGRPPALQLLPPGIVSRGSVSVPVVKGDVASPTTKESVAVRYNLEVSPVVEEMPPGADVAYVCPVCGQMFSLHDRLAKHMASRHRRQGPQDASAKAYLCDVCKRSFARSDMLTRHMRLHTGVKPYTCKVCGQVFSRSDHLSTHQRTHTGEKPYKCPQCAYAACRRDMITRHLRTHARFPDVQTPKSEPGLLAGEDSPTFAQELASPSATIKAE, from the coding sequence ATGACGATGGCCGAGAGCGCCGTGGAGGACGCTGCAGCCGCGCCCCCGGGTCCGGCCAAGCCGCCACCGCCCTCCTGTACCAACAATAACACCCTAGCGGCGACTGCGAACCGGAACCATCGGAACCTCCGCAGAAGGAAACGACTCGACCAGGTCTTGGACATTCTGCAACACCGGAGTTCGCCGTCGGAGGGTGAAGTATTGAAGTTCGAGGGAAGCGTACCAGCATCCGAAGAGGAAGAGGACGTGTTTGGTTCGCCCAGGTCGACCTCGAGATCAGCCACGGATCCACCGTCCGGTATCAGTTTGCTACCCCTGAGGCTGAAGAGCGAGGAGCCCGTGACGTCTACCGAGGAAGAGTCGAACGCGAACGAGACCAACACCACCGACCAACAACAGCAGAATCATCATCCTCATCATCCGCACTATCACTCGCATCATCATCGTCACCGGCACAGGCATCACCACAGAAACAGCAACGCCAATCACCTGTACGATCAGCTTCACCCGCCTCATCAGAGATCCTCGGTGCCCAAGTATGCGGGATGCACCTGCGTTCAGTGTTCCCAATCGACCACCCCTCCGATGGTGCTACCCTCGCCGACATCCCCGTTGACTCCTCTCACACCGCTCACTCCGTTAACTCCGCTCACTCTACCGCCGTTGACGCCAGGATCCCTATCGTCGTACAGTTTCGAGCACTACATGCACACCAAGTACCTGCCGGATATCTTCAGAGGACGCAGTCACTCGGACTCGGACCTGGTGCCAGGATGGGACCAGAAGCCGCCGCTCTCGACCTCGTCCGTCTTCTTCAACCATCCGTTAAGGAGTGGTTTCTTGGAGAGCGATACGACCAGTCCTCAAGAGTCGCCGTTGGATCTTTCGATGAAGAGTCTAATGGCGTCAGCCGCGGCGGCAGTTTCCGGTAGACCGCCGGCTCTTCAGTTACTCCCACCGGGGATCGTATCGAGGGGCTCGGTGAGCGTTCCAGTAGTAAAAGGCGACGTGGCGTCGCCGACGACGAAGGAGAGCGTCGCCGTGAGGTACAACCTCGAGGTATCTCCCGTGGTGGAGGAGATGCCGCCCGGGGCGGACGTGGCGTACGTTTGTCCGGTCTGCGGGCAAATGTTCAGTTTGCACGATCGTCTCGCCAAACACATGGCCTCGAGGCATCGCAGACAAGGTCCTCAGGACGCGTCCGCGAAGGCGTACCTCTGCGACGTATGCAAGAGGAGTTTCGCCAGGTCGGACATGCTCACCAGACACATGAGACTGCACACGGGCGTCAAACCGTACACGTGCAAGGTTTGCGGCCAGGTATTCAGCAGGTCGGATCACCTGAGTACTCATCAGAGGACGCACACAGGCGAGAAACCATACAAGTGTCCGCAATGCGCGTACGCCGCCTGTCGCAGAGACATGATCACCAGGCACTTGAGGACTCACGCCAGATTTCCCGACGTTCAGACGCCTAAGAGCGAACCTGGCCTTCTTGCTGGCGAGGATAGCCCCACGTTTGCGCAAGAACTAGCCTCCCCTTCGGCAACGATCAAGGCCGAATGA